One segment of Brassica napus cultivar Da-Ae chromosome C3, Da-Ae, whole genome shotgun sequence DNA contains the following:
- the BNAC03G30980D gene encoding uncharacterized protein BNAC03G30980D: MSRLPILIAAFLLLAVATAESDSPTAYSLLQSYNFPVGILPKGVVAYDLDTSTGKFHAYFNGSCSFSLVGSYQLNYKSTISGYISENKLTKLSGIKVKVLFLWLNIVEVVRSGEEMAFSVGITSANFDIEEFLESPQCGCGFECEELSSDKFDRSFPFVSSS, encoded by the coding sequence ATGTCACGTCTCCCGATCCTAATCGCCGCCTTCCTCCTCCTCGCCGTCGCCACCGCCGAATCAGACTCCCCGACGGCGTACTCCCTCCTCCAGAGCTACAACTTCCCCGTCGGAATCCTCCCAAAAGGAGTCGTCGCTTACGATCTCGACACGTCGACAGGCAAATTCCACGCCTACTTCAACGGCTCCTGCAGCTTCTCCCTCGTGGGCTCGTACCAGTTGAACTACAAATCGACGATCAGCGGCTACATCTCCGAGAACAAGCTCACGAAGCTGAGCGGCATCAAGGTGAAAGTCCTCTTCTTGTGGCTCAACATCGTCGAGGTCGTTAGGAGCGGAGAGGAGATGGCGTTTTCCGTTGGGATCACGTCGGCGAATTTCGATATCGAGGAGTTTCTGGAGTCGCCTCAGTGTGGGTGTGGGTTTGAGTGTGAGGAATTGAGTTCCGACAAGTTTGATAGAAGCTTCCCTTTTGTCTCTTCGTCGTGA
- the LOC106435611 gene encoding protein SEED AND ROOT HAIR PROTECTIVE PROTEIN, whose product MAFSRLSFAASLVLFSSLIISSVAYYGDEANPENGKLIPVAVEGVIMCKSGDKSYPIQGATARVTCVKTDVYGEEIVPVSMMSSKTDAKGYFFATLFPSQLREGRMVTKCKIFLHKSPIAGCNFPTDVNKGVKGQSLSKYRILEDKSFKLYWAGPFFFTSEPTYY is encoded by the exons ATGGCTTTCTCACGCCTTTCATTTGCTGCTTCTCTCGTTCTCTTCTCATCTCTAATCATATCCTCAGTTGCTTATTACGGTGACGAGGCAAACCCCGAGAACGGAAAATTAATTCCGGTCGCCGTTGAAGGTGTCATCATGTGCAAGTCCGGTGATAAATCTTACCCAATTCAAG GTGCGACGGCAAGAGTTACATGTGTGAAGACAGACGTATATGGGGAAGAGATAGTTCCAGTCTCAATGATGAGCAGCAAAACTGATGCTAAAGGTTACTTCTTTGCCACTTTATTTCCTTCGCAGCTTCGTGAAGGAAGGATGGTGACCAAGTGCAAAATTTTCCTTCACAAATCTCCAATCGCTGGTTGCAATTTCCCGACCGATGTGAACAAAGGTGTGAAAGGACAGTCACTAAGCAAGTACCGTATTCTTGAAGACAAGAGTTTCAAGCTTTACTGGGCTGGtcctttcttcttcacctcTGAACCTACATACTACTAA
- the LOC106373289 gene encoding glutathione S-transferase T3-like, translating into MDTFSLSSPGFVNLLSSQSSQTVEVGSSEVPKPAAKRRKWTTQEDIVLISAWLNTSKDPIVSNQQKLGSFWRRIEDYFNASAQLGGFPPREWSQCKQRWGRVNEQVCKFVGSYEAALKEQSSGQNENDVMKSAHDIFFNDYQANFTLEHAWRELRYDQKWRSNSISRDGAKEKMKEAAETVPDSDEARPPGVKACKAAKRKKHGNEAAFDRLESILEKKQNLSKQKILDRLLSKNIASLSEAEIALKDKLVKGCPGVVTGVWEINSDVDGLL; encoded by the exons ATGGATACGTTTTCACTAAGTTCTCCCGGTTTTGTGAACCTATTATCTTCCCAGTCCAGTCAAACCGTAGAAGTAGGGTCGTCTGAGGTTCCTAAACCTGCTGCTAAAAGGAGAAAGTGGACGACTCAAGAAGACATTGTCCTCATCAGTGCCTGGTTAAACACAAGCAAAGATCCCATAGTTAGTAACCAGCAGAAACTAGGGTCGTTTTGGAGAAGAATAGAGGATTACTTTAATGCAAGCGCTCAGCTCGGTGGCTTTCCACCTAGAGAGTGGAGTcagtgtaagcagaggtggggaaggGTTAATGAACAAGTGTGTAAATTTGTGGGAAGCTATGAGGCAGCATTGAAGGAGCAATCTAGTGGGCAGAACGAGAACGATGTCATGAAGTCAGCTCATGACATCTTCTTTAATGACTACCAGGCGAATTTTACACTTGAACACGCGTGGAGGGAGCTGAGGTATGATCAGAAGTGGAGATCGAACTCTATATCAAGAGATGGTgcaaaggagaaaatgaaggaAGCTGCGGAGACGGTGCCTGACTCGGATGAGGCTAGGCCTCCTGGTGTTAAGGCTTGCAAAGCAGCCAAACGCAAGAAGCATGGAAATGAAGCTGCATTTGATCGCCTGGAGAGCATTCTAGAGAAGAAACAGAATCTTTCGAAACAGAAAATACTTGATCGTCTCCTCTCTAAGAACATAGCTAGTCTAAGTGAAGCTGAGATCGCTTTGAAGGACAAACTT GTGAAAGGATGTCCTGGCGTTGTCACGGGCGTATGGGAGATAAATTCTGACGTTGATGGGTTATTGTAG
- the LOC106435607 gene encoding putative pectinesterase/pectinesterase inhibitor 26, protein MAGRIFLLFLSVVVTVVIAGKALPPTFTETGKALAEKLCEKSEDKAFCISSLTSRPEADTATAPKLGVIALSVASTNASDTSLYIKSKLKQRNLEPALEDTLDDCSKNYLDAVAQLDDSLAALLANAYIDVDIWLNTAISDGEACEDALSERAGNDAELARRNTNFLKLCKDALLINTILTP, encoded by the coding sequence atggctGGAAGGATCTTTCTCCTTTTCCTCTCCGTCGTTGTCACGGTGGTCATCGCCGGAAAAGCTCTACCACCAACATTTACCGAGACAGGCAAAGCCTTAGCAGAAAAACTCTGCGAGAAATCCGAAGACAAAGCGTTTTGCATTTCAAGCCTAACGTCACGTCCCGAGGCAGACACCGCAACTGCACCCAAATTAGGCGTCATAGCGTTAAGCGTCGCGTCTACAAACGCTTCCGACACGTCTTTGTACATCAAATCAAAACTGAAACAAAGAAACCTCGAGCCGGCGTTGGAAGACACGCTTGACGATTGTTCTAAGAACTACTTAGACGCAGTCGCGCAGCTTGACGATTCTCTCGCAGCTTTGCTCGCGAATGCATACATTGACGTTGATATTTGGCTCAATACGGCTATTAGCGACGGAGAGGCTTGTGAAGACGCTTTGAGCGAACGTGCTGGTAATGACGCTGAGCTTGCTCGTAGGAACACTAATTTCTTGAAGCTTTGCAAAGATGCTCTTCTCATCAACACTATTTTAACtccataa
- the LOC125582975 gene encoding uncharacterized protein LOC125582975: protein MTSSESDGVDEAFEDMFDEEFDNIIDSLVDVQTNKPKKRAYIERDREQGHIHLWNDYFHENPTYPSVMFRRRFRMNKPLFLRIVDRLTTEVPYFQQRRNAHGRYGLSPLQKCTAAICMLAYGQSGDTYDEYLRLGESTALLCLEHCTNGIVQLFGDEYLRRPTPEDLQRLLDIGEKRGFPGMIGSIDCIHWQWKNCPTAWRG, encoded by the coding sequence ATGACATCCTCAGAGTCAGATGGCGTTGATGAAGCCTTTGAAGATATGTTTGACGAAGAATTTGATAATATCATCGACTCCCTAGTAGATGTTCAAACCAACAAGCCCAAAAAAAGAGCTTATATTGAAAGAGATCGGGAACAAGGACACATTCATCTATGGAACGACTATTTCCACGAAAATCCCACTTACCCGTCGGTGATGTTTAGGCggcgttttcgaatgaacaaacCCTTGTTCCTCCGCATTGTTGATCGCCTTACTACTGAAGTTCCATactttcagcaaagaagaaaTGCTCACGGCAGGTACGGCCTATCTCCACTTCAAAAATGTACTGCAGCTATATGCATGCTCGCATATGGTCAATCAGGAGATACGTATGACGAATATCTTCGACTTGGTGAAAGTACTGCACTTTTATGTTTAGAACATTGCACTAACGGGATAGTACAattgtttggagatgagtatctaagaagaccaacaccggaAGATCTTCAACGATTACTCGACATTGGCGAGAAGCGCGggtttcccgggatgataggcaGCATTGATTGTATCCATTGGCagtggaaaaactgcccaacgGCTTGGAGAGGCTAG